The following is a genomic window from Methanoplanus sp. FWC-SCC4.
GGAAGCAGTCTGGGGACTGATTCCAAGAGCATCTCCAAGTTTCTGGGATGAAACATTGACCTGCCCGTTCAGACCGCCCATCTGTCCGATCTTTTTCAGCGATATCAGATCTTCTGCTGTTGCCATCGTTATACCATAATTGATAAGCATACCATATATGGATTTTGATCATGAACTCTATTTTTTCGTGAAATGACGAATGGGCTTTCGCTAATTATATAACATAGTAAATGCTCATATATTCTCATGAAATCCGCACTGCGCAATCGTCTTGCTGAAAAAATGGCAGGAGAGATTACGCTGTCAGAGGCACCCGGAGATGCACTCAAAAAATGGAGGATGAATTTCGCCATAGCCCCGGGTATTCTGGCAGAAAAACTCGGGGTTTCTCCGTCTGTCATCTCAGACTATGAAGGCGGAAGGAGAAAAAGCCCGGGAACCGCAGTAGTCGGAAAGATTGTTGAGACAATTCTTAAAATAGACGAGGAGAATGGCGGCAAATACATGAAAAAGTATGCCAAAATTCTTTACAGTGATTTTGATGATGACGTAATCTATGATATGCATGATTACGACTCATCCATACCGCTAAAAGACCTCTGTGATGCGATAAACTGCTCACTTATTGATGGCACACTTGCACACAGGATTTACGGCTATACAGTTGTCAACAGTCTGAACGCCATCGTTCAGCTTTCAGCCGCGGAGTTTAACAAGATTTACGGCTGGAGCACTGAACGGGCGCTGATTTTCACAAACGTCTCAACCGGCAAATCGCCGATGATCGCAATAAGAGTTACTCCTTTCAAACCGCGATGTGTTATTCTTCAGGGAATAACAAAAGAGAAGATTCACCCGCTTGTAATAGAGCTCGCAAAAAGAGACAATATTACACTGCTTACAACAGAAATGGAAGTAACAAAAATTGTTGAAATTCTGA
Proteins encoded in this region:
- a CDS encoding transcriptional regulator, which gives rise to MKSALRNRLAEKMAGEITLSEAPGDALKKWRMNFAIAPGILAEKLGVSPSVISDYEGGRRKSPGTAVVGKIVETILKIDEENGGKYMKKYAKILYSDFDDDVIYDMHDYDSSIPLKDLCDAINCSLIDGTLAHRIYGYTVVNSLNAIVQLSAAEFNKIYGWSTERALIFTNVSTGKSPMIAIRVTPFKPRCVILQGITKEKIHPLVIELAKRDNITLLTTEMEVTKIVEILREEPW